In Pseudomonas fluorescens, one genomic interval encodes:
- a CDS encoding microcin C ABC transporter permease YejB — MWGYSLRRLLLIVPTLLAILLVNFVIVQAAPGGPVEQAIARLQGIGVGAAVGGGHVETIGGESRATRGLDPKLVADIERQYGFDKPAGERLWLMLKSYAQLDFGQSFFRGASVTELIWQKLPVTLSLGLWATLITYLVSIPLGIRKAVHNGSAFDVWSSVAIIVGYAMPGFLFALLLIIVFAGGTALDWFPVRGLVSDNFAELSPWGKVADYFWHLVLPVTALVIGGFATLTILTKNSFLNEISRLYVVTARAKGLSERQVLYGHVFRNAMLLVVAGLPQALVTVFFGGSLLIEVIFSLDGLGRLSYEAAVSRDYPVVFGSLFIFTLFGLLIKLLGDLCYTLVDPRIDFTARTA; from the coding sequence ATGTGGGGTTATAGCCTGCGACGTCTGCTGCTGATCGTGCCGACTTTGTTGGCGATTCTGCTGGTCAATTTCGTCATCGTGCAGGCCGCGCCGGGTGGCCCGGTCGAGCAGGCGATCGCGCGCTTGCAGGGCATCGGTGTCGGCGCGGCGGTGGGCGGTGGTCATGTTGAAACCATCGGTGGCGAATCCCGCGCCACCCGGGGTCTCGACCCGAAACTGGTGGCCGACATCGAGCGTCAGTACGGCTTCGATAAACCGGCCGGTGAGCGCCTGTGGCTGATGCTCAAAAGCTACGCGCAACTGGATTTCGGCCAGAGCTTTTTCCGTGGCGCCAGCGTCACCGAGCTGATCTGGCAGAAGCTGCCGGTGACCTTGTCACTGGGCTTGTGGGCCACGTTGATCACTTACCTGGTGTCGATTCCGCTGGGCATCCGCAAGGCCGTGCACAACGGTTCGGCGTTCGATGTCTGGAGCAGCGTGGCGATCATCGTCGGCTACGCGATGCCGGGTTTTCTGTTCGCACTGCTGCTGATCATCGTGTTCGCCGGCGGCACCGCGCTGGACTGGTTTCCGGTGCGCGGGCTGGTCTCGGACAACTTCGCGGAGCTGTCACCGTGGGGCAAAGTGGCCGATTACTTCTGGCATCTGGTGCTGCCGGTGACGGCGCTGGTCATCGGCGGATTCGCCACGCTGACCATCCTCACCAAAAACAGCTTTCTCAACGAGATCTCGCGGCTGTATGTGGTGACGGCGCGGGCCAAGGGCCTGAGTGAACGTCAGGTGCTGTACGGCCATGTGTTTCGCAACGCGATGCTGCTGGTGGTGGCCGGCCTGCCTCAGGCACTGGTGACGGTGTTTTTCGGCGGCTCGCTGCTGATCGAAGTGATCTTCTCGCTGGATGGCCTCGGTCGCCTGAGTTACGAAGCGGCGGTGTCCCGCGATTACCCGGTGGTGTTCGGTTCGCTGTTCATCTTCACCCTGTTCGGCCTGCTGATAAAACTCCTCGGCGACCTGTGCTACACGCTGGTCGACCCGCGCATCGACTTCACCGCGAGGACTGCCTGA
- a CDS encoding TonB-dependent receptor, producing the protein MIHFSPVRSRLSLALLLAINTLPAVASDEPTTQLQRVEVTGTAIRRVDAETAVPVTILRVEELREQGVSTTEELVSRISANQSSVGSGRSVGSSSGGASYADLRGIGPNKTLVLLNGRRLSNNATNAINGSGVDLNTIPFAAIDRVEVLRDGASALYGTDAIGGVINFITKTSLTEGQLSTNYDTPTHAGGGESRNFSGSWGFGDLQDDRFNVFGVVSHDKQQRLAAEDRGYTYNYQPGRGLDYTSGTASPANWSQGSNATNPLASSGCNAPGLLARNGICRQSLWNYLDLVPETEKTSAFAKATGKLADDHNVSLEYFWARNENRTQIGPGTLMGNQVNPGTTFYPGNGITPGPNGFALDPTQPVDVNWRETAVGARQHEDDNTGQRLLLSFDGSVVGWDYNVGASYNQNKVVNSIEAGYVNDRAVSAGIANGIINPFGAQTAAGQALLAANAVDGDYSTAVGRVKAIDGRVSREIGDWFGAGPSALALGGEYRKEDFHQDFAQFAADVQSLGVDPNASVAGDRSVSAQYAEVNVPVLDSLELSAAVRHDKYSDFGSTTNPKYSFRFQPFKQLVVRGAYSEGFRAPSLYELYNPNFTTFTVANYNDPRLCAGGNPSNGGIANRDCAQQFYSRTGGNTDLSPETARNVTLGFVYQPFERLTTGLDFWWINIANQIAEFPESAVFENPELYPDRLIRKPDGSIDHIVTGLANLGKIKTNGVDVSFDYRLPSTPYGNFGIGLQGTYVSRYEYQQQLKGDYIDKLGDFRGGDFSSAGAVARWRHSLTGSWNYGPYGVALTNRYTSGYHDSDRETHDYVGSYNVWDLAGTYTWRKALSVTLGAKNLFDREPPFSNQTYTFQSGYDPKYGDPFGRTLYTRVNYKF; encoded by the coding sequence ATGATCCATTTTTCACCCGTTAGATCCCGTTTGAGCCTGGCCTTGCTGCTGGCGATCAATACCTTGCCGGCAGTCGCTAGCGACGAACCCACGACCCAGTTGCAACGGGTGGAAGTCACCGGCACGGCGATTCGCCGGGTCGATGCGGAAACCGCGGTGCCGGTCACCATTCTGCGAGTTGAAGAACTGCGCGAGCAGGGGGTGAGCACCACGGAAGAACTGGTCAGCCGGATTTCCGCCAACCAGTCCTCGGTCGGCTCCGGTCGTTCGGTGGGTTCGAGCAGCGGTGGGGCGTCGTATGCCGATTTGCGCGGTATCGGCCCGAACAAGACGCTGGTGCTGCTCAATGGCCGGCGGCTGAGCAACAACGCGACCAATGCGATCAATGGCTCCGGGGTTGACCTGAACACCATTCCGTTCGCCGCCATCGATCGTGTCGAAGTGCTGCGTGATGGCGCCTCGGCGTTGTACGGCACCGATGCGATCGGCGGGGTGATCAACTTCATCACCAAGACCAGCCTCACCGAAGGCCAACTGAGCACCAACTACGACACGCCGACCCATGCCGGCGGTGGTGAAAGTCGTAACTTCAGCGGTAGCTGGGGTTTTGGCGATTTGCAGGATGACCGTTTCAACGTGTTTGGCGTGGTCAGTCATGACAAGCAGCAACGACTGGCTGCCGAGGATCGTGGCTACACCTACAACTATCAGCCGGGACGCGGCCTCGATTACACCTCCGGCACCGCATCGCCGGCCAACTGGAGTCAGGGCAGCAACGCCACCAACCCGCTGGCCAGTTCCGGCTGCAACGCCCCGGGCCTGCTGGCGCGCAATGGCATCTGCCGCCAGAGCCTGTGGAACTACCTCGATCTGGTGCCGGAAACCGAGAAAACCTCGGCCTTCGCCAAAGCCACCGGCAAGCTCGCGGATGATCACAACGTCAGCCTCGAATACTTCTGGGCGCGCAACGAAAACCGCACGCAGATCGGCCCCGGTACGCTGATGGGCAATCAGGTCAATCCCGGCACGACGTTCTATCCCGGTAACGGCATTACCCCCGGCCCCAACGGTTTCGCCCTCGACCCGACGCAACCGGTGGATGTGAACTGGCGCGAAACCGCCGTAGGCGCGCGCCAGCACGAAGACGACAACACCGGCCAGCGTTTGCTGTTGAGCTTCGACGGCAGCGTGGTCGGTTGGGACTACAACGTCGGCGCGTCGTACAACCAGAACAAAGTGGTCAATAGCATCGAGGCCGGCTACGTCAACGACCGCGCCGTCAGCGCCGGTATTGCCAACGGCATCATCAACCCGTTTGGCGCGCAGACCGCCGCTGGGCAGGCGCTGCTGGCAGCCAACGCGGTGGACGGCGATTACTCGACGGCGGTAGGGCGGGTGAAGGCGATTGACGGGCGTGTCAGTCGCGAGATCGGTGACTGGTTCGGCGCCGGCCCTTCGGCACTGGCGCTGGGTGGCGAATACCGCAAGGAAGATTTTCATCAGGACTTCGCCCAGTTCGCCGCTGATGTGCAGAGCCTGGGTGTCGACCCCAATGCCAGCGTCGCCGGGGATCGCAGCGTCTCGGCGCAGTACGCCGAGGTCAACGTGCCGGTGCTCGACAGCCTCGAATTGTCCGCCGCCGTGCGCCACGACAAGTACAGCGATTTTGGCAGCACCACCAACCCGAAATACTCGTTCCGCTTCCAGCCGTTCAAGCAACTGGTGGTGCGTGGCGCCTACAGTGAAGGTTTCCGCGCGCCGTCACTGTACGAGTTGTACAACCCCAACTTCACCACATTCACGGTCGCCAACTACAACGACCCTCGGTTGTGCGCAGGCGGCAACCCGAGCAACGGCGGGATCGCCAACCGTGACTGCGCCCAGCAGTTCTACAGCAGAACCGGTGGCAACACTGACCTGAGCCCGGAAACCGCACGCAACGTTACCCTCGGCTTCGTCTATCAGCCGTTCGAACGCCTGACCACCGGGCTGGATTTCTGGTGGATCAACATCGCCAATCAGATCGCGGAGTTCCCGGAATCGGCGGTGTTCGAGAACCCGGAGCTGTACCCGGACCGCCTGATTCGCAAGCCTGACGGTTCCATCGATCACATCGTCACGGGCCTGGCCAACCTCGGCAAGATCAAGACCAATGGTGTCGATGTCAGCTTCGATTACCGCTTGCCGAGCACCCCGTACGGCAATTTTGGCATCGGCCTGCAAGGCACCTATGTCAGCCGTTACGAGTACCAGCAGCAGCTCAAGGGCGACTACATCGACAAGCTCGGCGATTTCCGTGGGGGCGACTTTTCCTCGGCCGGTGCCGTGGCCCGCTGGCGCCACAGCCTGACCGGCAGCTGGAACTACGGCCCCTACGGCGTGGCGCTGACCAACCGCTACACCAGCGGCTACCACGACTCCGACCGCGAGACCCACGATTACGTCGGCTCGTACAACGTCTGGGATCTGGCCGGTACCTACACCTGGCGCAAAGCCCTGAGCGTGACCCTCGGCGCGAAGAACCTGTTCGACCGCGAGCCACCGTTCAGCAACCAGACCTACACCTTCCAGAGCGGCTACGACCCGAAATACGGCGACCCGTTCGGGCGGACGTTGTACACGCGGGTCAATTACAAGTTCTGA
- a CDS encoding ABC transporter permease codes for MLTLSPIGQRRWARFKAHRRGWWSLWLFLLLFGLSLGGELIANDKPLMVEYQGQWYFPAFKRYTEQDFGGELPFQPDYRSAQVRQLIEGQGGRMWFAPIPFGFDTVNYDLTEPAPSPPSGENWLGTDDQARDVLARVIFGTRVSLLFALALTAASALIGIAAGALQGYYGGWVDLLGQRLLEVWSGLPVLYLLIILSGFVEPNFWWLLGIMALFSWLSLVDVVRAEFLRSRGLEYVKAARALGVGDAQVISRHILPNAMSATLTYLPFILTGAIATLSALDFLGFGMPAGSASLGELIGQGKSNLQAPWLGLTAFFALALILSLLVFIGEACRDAYDPRA; via the coding sequence ATGCTGACCTTATCTCCCATAGGACAGCGCCGTTGGGCGCGATTCAAGGCACATCGACGTGGCTGGTGGTCGTTGTGGCTGTTTTTACTGTTGTTCGGCCTGAGCCTGGGCGGCGAGCTGATCGCCAATGACAAACCGTTAATGGTCGAGTATCAGGGCCAGTGGTACTTCCCGGCGTTCAAGCGCTACACCGAGCAGGATTTCGGCGGTGAACTGCCGTTCCAGCCGGACTATCGCAGCGCGCAGGTGCGGCAACTGATCGAGGGGCAGGGCGGGCGGATGTGGTTTGCGCCGATCCCGTTCGGTTTCGATACGGTGAATTACGACCTGACTGAACCGGCGCCGAGTCCGCCGAGCGGCGAGAACTGGCTGGGCACCGACGATCAGGCGCGGGATGTGCTGGCGCGGGTGATCTTCGGTACGCGGGTGTCGCTGCTGTTTGCCCTGGCACTGACCGCCGCCAGTGCGCTGATCGGCATCGCTGCCGGCGCCTTGCAGGGCTATTACGGCGGCTGGGTCGATCTGCTCGGGCAGCGGCTGCTGGAGGTGTGGTCGGGGCTGCCGGTGTTGTATCTGCTGATCATCCTGTCCGGGTTTGTCGAGCCGAATTTCTGGTGGTTGCTGGGAATCATGGCGCTGTTTTCCTGGCTGAGTCTGGTCGATGTGGTGCGCGCCGAGTTCCTGCGCAGCCGCGGCCTGGAATACGTGAAGGCCGCACGGGCGCTGGGGGTTGGCGATGCACAGGTGATCAGCCGGCACATCTTGCCCAACGCCATGAGCGCGACCCTGACCTATCTGCCGTTCATTCTTACCGGGGCGATCGCGACCCTGTCGGCGCTGGATTTTCTCGGTTTCGGCATGCCCGCCGGCAGCGCCTCGCTGGGCGAACTGATCGGCCAGGGCAAGAGCAATCTGCAAGCGCCGTGGTTGGGCCTGACGGCATTTTTTGCCCTGGCGCTGATTCTTTCTCTGTTGGTGTTCATCGGTGAGGCCTGCCGAGATGCCTATGATCCGAGGGCTTGA
- a CDS encoding RES family NAD+ phosphorylase: protein MNPLPWDEHWYAWRLDPEVYGGTWDSGMGSNLNGGRWNIPGRRVVYASVDPSSAILEVAANHSFDALDSEPYVLTCFEVVSEAKVKIVQPEDVPNPYWLSPAKPSPNQQLFADALLAEHPFVLIPSAATRHSWNLLVSCELAEGQFRMVSQERFGLDTRLLREMELA, encoded by the coding sequence ATGAATCCCTTGCCCTGGGACGAGCACTGGTATGCCTGGCGGCTGGACCCCGAGGTTTATGGCGGGACGTGGGACAGCGGGATGGGTTCGAATCTCAATGGTGGCCGATGGAACATACCCGGGCGGCGAGTCGTTTATGCATCAGTCGATCCGTCGTCGGCCATTCTGGAGGTGGCAGCCAATCACAGCTTTGATGCGCTGGACAGTGAACCTTATGTGCTCACGTGTTTTGAGGTCGTCAGCGAAGCAAAAGTGAAAATCGTCCAGCCGGAGGATGTGCCGAATCCTTATTGGCTGAGCCCCGCCAAGCCTTCCCCCAATCAACAATTGTTCGCCGATGCGTTGTTGGCAGAGCATCCGTTTGTACTGATCCCCTCGGCGGCAACCCGGCACTCGTGGAATCTGCTGGTGAGCTGCGAATTGGCGGAAGGGCAGTTCAGGATGGTTTCCCAGGAGCGGTTTGGGCTGGATACCCGGTTGCTGAGGGAGATGGAACTGGCTTGA
- a CDS encoding extracellular solute-binding protein: MLSRLILFSAFALLSPFSWAVPQPALTVYGEAPKYAPDFQHLAYANPNAPKGGTLRRSSLESGPFDHLIPYIDKGTGVADIDGWLYAPLAYRSKDEPYSVYGLVAQQMELDADRRWLRFYLNPKARFDDGTPITAEDVRYTFELFTTQGSLKYRQQFRDVADVVVESPTQVRFNFKNNDSRTLPLDLATLPVLPEHWWRTRNFAEGAGFEIPPGSGPYRISAVDAGRSVKFQRVADWWAKDLPITRGLYNFDHLSVEFFADTDVSRQVLKAGGFDYNREFSATSYTIGYAGAALEQGKLLREHLAPGAAQGSQGFVFNLQKPMFQDRRVRQAIAMLWDFEWSNRQMMRSMYLRQRSYFSHSALAATELPDAEELKILEPWRGKIPDEVFTQVFEAPKTDGSGNIRAEQLQALKLLEAAGWKTRGDQLVNANGEPLQFTFLNGQKGFERLLLPFKRNLAQIGIGFDIRQVDTAQYTNRVRNRDYDMIVVGYPVSQAPGREMFNYLGSDGADDPGSNNYMVLRDPAVDALLEGLVQADNRESLLRHAHALDRVLQWGYYWIPNYYPPGISTVWWNRFGRPATAPLYDAGLDTWWEISPTALTATQMQQQQKEYAHVGL, encoded by the coding sequence ATGCTATCCAGGCTCATTCTGTTCAGCGCTTTTGCGCTGCTAAGCCCATTCAGTTGGGCCGTCCCGCAACCTGCCCTCACGGTCTATGGCGAAGCCCCCAAATACGCCCCGGACTTTCAACACCTGGCCTACGCCAACCCCAACGCCCCCAAGGGCGGGACACTGCGCCGCTCCTCACTGGAAAGCGGCCCGTTCGATCACCTGATTCCGTACATCGACAAAGGCACCGGTGTCGCCGACATCGATGGCTGGCTCTACGCGCCGCTGGCCTATCGCAGCAAGGACGAACCCTATAGCGTCTACGGCCTGGTGGCGCAGCAGATGGAACTGGATGCGGATCGTCGCTGGCTGCGCTTCTACCTCAATCCCAAGGCCCGGTTCGACGACGGCACGCCAATCACTGCCGAAGACGTGCGTTACACCTTCGAGCTGTTCACCACTCAGGGCAGCCTCAAATATCGCCAGCAGTTTCGTGACGTCGCCGACGTGGTGGTGGAGTCGCCAACGCAAGTGCGCTTCAACTTCAAGAACAACGACAGCCGCACCTTGCCGCTGGATCTGGCGACGCTGCCGGTGCTGCCCGAACATTGGTGGCGTACGCGCAACTTCGCCGAGGGCGCCGGTTTCGAGATCCCGCCGGGCAGCGGCCCGTACCGGATCAGCGCGGTGGATGCCGGGCGCAGCGTGAAATTTCAGCGCGTTGCCGACTGGTGGGCCAAGGACCTGCCGATCACTCGCGGCCTCTATAACTTCGATCACTTGAGCGTGGAGTTCTTCGCCGACACCGATGTTTCCCGGCAAGTGCTCAAGGCCGGTGGCTTCGATTACAACCGCGAGTTTTCCGCAACCAGTTACACCATCGGCTATGCCGGCGCGGCGCTGGAGCAGGGCAAATTGCTTCGCGAACATCTGGCGCCGGGTGCTGCGCAAGGTTCGCAGGGTTTCGTGTTCAACCTGCAAAAACCGATGTTTCAGGATCGTCGGGTGCGGCAGGCGATCGCCATGCTCTGGGATTTCGAATGGAGCAACCGGCAGATGATGCGCAGTATGTACCTGCGCCAGCGCAGTTATTTTTCGCACAGCGCATTGGCCGCCACCGAGTTGCCGGACGCCGAGGAACTGAAAATCCTCGAACCGTGGCGCGGCAAGATCCCCGACGAGGTGTTTACCCAAGTCTTCGAAGCGCCGAAAACCGACGGCAGCGGCAACATCCGCGCCGAGCAGTTGCAAGCGTTGAAACTGCTGGAAGCCGCCGGCTGGAAAACCCGTGGTGATCAGTTGGTGAACGCCAATGGCGAGCCGCTGCAGTTCACTTTTCTCAACGGTCAGAAGGGCTTTGAACGGCTGCTGCTGCCGTTCAAGCGCAACCTGGCGCAGATCGGTATCGGCTTCGATATTCGCCAGGTCGACACCGCGCAATACACCAACCGCGTGCGCAATCGCGACTACGACATGATCGTGGTCGGCTACCCGGTGAGTCAGGCGCCGGGGCGCGAGATGTTCAATTACTTGGGTTCCGACGGTGCCGACGATCCCGGCTCGAACAACTACATGGTGCTGCGTGATCCTGCGGTCGATGCCTTGCTCGAAGGGCTGGTGCAGGCCGACAACCGCGAAAGCCTGTTGCGCCATGCCCATGCCCTGGATCGCGTGTTGCAGTGGGGTTACTACTGGATTCCCAATTACTACCCGCCGGGGATTTCCACGGTGTGGTGGAACCGTTTTGGTCGTCCGGCGACGGCGCCGTTGTATGACGCCGGACTCGATACCTGGTGGGAAATCAGTCCGACTGCTCTGACTGCCACGCAGATGCAGCAACAGCAGAAGGAGTACGCCCATGTGGGGTTATAG
- a CDS encoding ABC transporter ATP-binding protein, whose product MSDNLIEIRDLRVAFNGQPVVHGIDLDIRPGECLALVGESGSGKSVTAHSILQLLDPNITRIDGSIRYAGEELLGVHERYLRQLRGNRIAMIFQEPMSSLNPLHTIERQLGESLALHKGLAGAQARERILELLELVGIQKPRERLKAYPHQLSGGQRQRVMIAMALACEPQLLIADEPTTALDVTVQRRILLLLKELQQRLGMALLIISHDLNLVRTIAQRVAVMRSGRIVEQASCEQLFRAPQHPYSIELLNAEPGGEALCRDVAQDLLQVRDLHVRFRLGGGWLRPKTWLQAVKGIDLNLQRGKTLGIVGESGSGKSTLGQAILRLIDAEGSIRFAGEALEQLSGKQLRPLRKRLQVVFQDPFGSLSPRLCVEQIIAEGLQVHSDLNAAEREQAVIDVLREVGLDPATRHRYPHEFSGGQRQRIAIARALVLKPDLILLDEPTSALDRTVQKQIVALLRRLQEEHGLTYLFISHDLAVVRALAHDLIVMKDGEVLERGETRALFSDAQHPYTQELLAASFAG is encoded by the coding sequence ATGAGCGATAACCTGATCGAAATACGCGACCTGCGTGTGGCCTTCAACGGCCAGCCAGTGGTGCATGGCATCGACCTCGATATTCGTCCGGGCGAATGCCTGGCGCTGGTCGGCGAGTCCGGCTCGGGCAAATCGGTGACCGCCCACAGCATCCTGCAATTGCTTGACCCGAACATCACGCGGATCGACGGCAGCATTCGTTATGCCGGGGAGGAGCTGCTCGGCGTGCATGAGCGCTATCTGCGTCAGTTACGGGGCAACCGTATCGCGATGATTTTTCAGGAGCCGATGAGCTCGCTGAATCCGCTGCACACCATCGAACGGCAACTCGGCGAGAGCCTGGCGCTGCACAAAGGCCTGGCGGGCGCGCAAGCCCGTGAGCGCATTCTCGAATTGCTCGAACTGGTGGGGATTCAAAAGCCCCGCGAACGGCTCAAGGCCTATCCGCATCAACTCTCCGGAGGTCAACGCCAGCGGGTGATGATCGCCATGGCGCTGGCCTGCGAGCCGCAATTGTTGATCGCAGACGAACCAACCACTGCGCTGGACGTGACGGTGCAGCGCAGGATTCTGTTGCTGCTTAAAGAGCTGCAACAGCGCCTGGGCATGGCGCTGCTGATCATCAGTCATGACCTGAATCTGGTGCGCACCATTGCGCAGCGGGTGGCGGTGATGCGCAGTGGGCGGATCGTCGAGCAGGCGTCGTGCGAGCAGCTGTTCCGTGCGCCGCAGCATCCGTACAGCATCGAATTGCTCAACGCCGAGCCGGGGGGCGAAGCGCTGTGCCGGGATGTGGCGCAGGATTTGTTGCAGGTGCGCGATCTGCATGTGCGTTTTCGCCTGGGCGGCGGTTGGCTGCGGCCGAAGACTTGGCTGCAGGCGGTCAAGGGCATTGATCTGAACCTGCAGCGCGGCAAAACGCTGGGGATTGTCGGCGAGTCGGGGTCGGGCAAGTCGACCTTGGGCCAGGCGATTTTGCGCCTGATCGACGCCGAGGGCAGCATTCGCTTTGCCGGTGAGGCGCTGGAGCAGCTGAGTGGCAAGCAACTGCGGCCGCTACGCAAACGCCTGCAAGTGGTGTTTCAGGACCCGTTCGGCAGTCTCAGCCCGCGCTTGTGTGTGGAGCAGATCATTGCCGAGGGCTTGCAGGTACACAGCGACTTGAATGCTGCCGAGCGTGAGCAGGCGGTGATCGATGTGCTGCGCGAAGTCGGTCTCGATCCGGCGACCCGACATCGCTATCCACACGAGTTTTCCGGTGGCCAGCGGCAACGGATTGCCATCGCTCGGGCGCTGGTGCTCAAGCCTGATTTGATTCTGCTCGATGAGCCGACCTCGGCACTGGATCGCACGGTGCAGAAGCAGATCGTTGCTTTATTGCGGCGGCTGCAGGAAGAGCACGGGCTGACTTACCTGTTCATCAGTCATGACCTGGCGGTGGTACGGGCGTTGGCCCATGACCTGATTGTGATGAAGGATGGCGAAGTGTTGGAGCGTGGCGAGACCCGTGCGCTATTCAGCGATGCGCAGCATCCGTATACGCAGGAGCTGTTGGCGGCATCATTTGCTGGTTGA
- a CDS encoding MbcA/ParS/Xre antitoxin family protein, whose protein sequence is MPSVKVPRLTGVKRAEGRPVDLLVNGRNIGDDAFLIVDLTDEGFELNDVVNMLSTSELYLQGDMVKRITGKSVSTVRRLLKEGKTVRLDPQQSVVAYQYALVLEKATRAFGRQSRAEEWLRKPSTYLNGRVPVEFIRHSLGFQMVEQYLGQLIYGVYT, encoded by the coding sequence ATGCCCAGCGTCAAGGTACCCCGGCTGACGGGGGTGAAGAGGGCCGAGGGCAGACCTGTCGACTTGCTCGTGAATGGCCGAAACATAGGTGACGATGCCTTTCTGATCGTTGACCTGACCGACGAAGGTTTTGAGCTGAACGATGTCGTCAACATGCTTTCAACCTCTGAGCTTTATCTGCAAGGCGACATGGTCAAACGCATCACCGGCAAGTCGGTCAGCACCGTACGCCGACTACTGAAGGAAGGTAAAACGGTACGGCTTGACCCGCAGCAGAGCGTCGTCGCCTACCAATATGCCTTGGTGCTGGAAAAGGCCACTCGCGCCTTCGGGAGGCAGTCACGGGCCGAGGAGTGGCTGCGCAAGCCCAGCACCTACCTGAACGGTCGCGTACCGGTGGAGTTTATTCGGCATTCACTGGGGTTTCAGATGGTGGAGCAGTATCTGGGGCAACTGATATACGGGGTTTACACATGA